A part of Rattus rattus isolate New Zealand chromosome 6, Rrattus_CSIRO_v1, whole genome shotgun sequence genomic DNA contains:
- the Znf22 gene encoding zinc finger protein 22, whose translation MRLGKPKGGISRSASQGKTYESKRKTARQRQKWGVAIRFDSGLSRRRRNVDEKPYKCTKCSKSFSQSSTLFQHKKIHTGKKSHKCADCGKSFFQSSNLIQHRRIHTGEKPYKCDECGERFKQSSNLIQHQRIHTGEKPYCCDECGRCFSQSSHLIQHQRTHTGEKPYQCEECDKCFSQSSHLRQHMKVHKEKKSHKRGKNARVKTHPVSWKRGKGRKAVAGLRQVKGAASGLFKKK comes from the coding sequence ATGAGGTTAGGAAAGCCTAAAGGGGGTATTTCTCGAAGCGCAAGCCAAGGAAAAACCTATGAGAGCAAACGCAAGACAGCCCGCCAGCGACAGAAATGGGGGGTGGCCATTCGCTTCGACTCAGGGTTAAGTAGACGGAGAAGAAACGTGGATGAGAAGCCTTACAAATGTACTAAATGTTCTAAGAGTTTCAGTCAGAGCTCCACTCTTTTTCAGCACAAGAAGATCCACACAGGGAAGAAATCCCATAAATGTGCCGATTGTGGGAAAAGTTTCTTTCAGAGTTCTAACCTCATTCAGCATCGGCGGATCCACACCGGGGAAAAGCCGTATAAGTGCGACGAGTGTGGAGAGAGGTTTAAACAGAGCTCCAACCTTATCCAGCACCAGAGGATTCACACCGGGGAGAAGCCCTATTGCTGCGATGAGTGTGGCCGGTGCTTTAGTCAGAGTTCCCACCTCATTCAGCACCAGAGAACCCACACCGGAGAGAAGCCCTACCAGTGCGAGGAGTGTGACAAGTGCTTCAGCCAGAGCTCCCACCTGAGGCAGCACATGAAGGTgcacaaagaaaagaagtcaCATAAAAGGGGTAAAAATGCCAGGGTGAAAACTCACCCGGTGTCCTGGAAACGTGGTAAAGGGAGGAAGGCAGTGGCTGGGCTCCGCCAGGTAAAGGGAGCCGCTTCGGGCCTTTTCAAAAAGAAGTGA